From the genome of Kosmotoga arenicorallina S304, one region includes:
- a CDS encoding NAD(P)H-dependent glycerol-3-phosphate dehydrogenase: MKIAIVGAGSWGTAMSKVLANSGHEVLLWVRENDLLDQLKESKRSYYIDIILPEGILFTGDIQEAISFSNLIFNAVPVQFIRRIFEGLDLRGKTVVNLSKGIELSSLKRPSELFKEFGAFRCVTLSGPSYADEVAREVPTTVVSAAERIEDARFVRDIFKTGYFRVYSNNDQVGVEVSGALKNVIAIAAGIIDGMGGWYNTKASLITRAIVEFIRLGNCLGAKPETFGGLAGIGDLIVTCTGKYSRNRAVGEELAKGKDINEILSKRKTVAEGVPTSKAVHELAKVFNIELPISSEVYKVIFEGKSPWQAVEELMSRSQKDEINWLQNR, translated from the coding sequence ATGAAGATTGCCATTGTTGGAGCTGGAAGCTGGGGAACAGCAATGTCTAAAGTGCTTGCCAACAGTGGTCATGAAGTTCTTCTCTGGGTTCGCGAAAACGATTTATTGGATCAATTGAAGGAGTCAAAGAGAAGTTATTACATAGATATAATTCTTCCTGAGGGTATTCTTTTTACCGGTGACATCCAAGAAGCCATTAGCTTTTCAAATCTAATCTTTAATGCCGTCCCGGTGCAATTCATACGAAGGATTTTTGAAGGGCTGGACCTTCGTGGCAAAACTGTTGTGAACCTCTCTAAGGGGATAGAGTTGTCTTCATTAAAAAGACCTTCAGAACTCTTTAAGGAGTTTGGCGCTTTTCGTTGCGTAACACTTTCAGGTCCAAGTTATGCCGATGAAGTTGCAAGGGAAGTTCCAACAACGGTTGTATCAGCTGCTGAAAGGATTGAAGATGCCAGATTTGTGAGGGATATTTTTAAAACAGGATATTTCAGAGTTTACAGCAATAACGATCAGGTGGGCGTAGAAGTCTCGGGAGCCCTAAAGAATGTCATTGCGATAGCAGCAGGAATTATTGATGGCATGGGAGGATGGTACAACACCAAGGCTTCCCTGATAACCAGGGCGATAGTGGAGTTCATAAGGCTGGGGAACTGTCTCGGGGCGAAGCCGGAAACTTTTGGCGGACTCGCTGGCATTGGAGATCTAATAGTCACCTGCACCGGTAAGTACAGCAGGAACAGAGCTGTTGGCGAAGAACTGGCAAAAGGAAAGGATATAAATGAAATCCTCAGCAAGAGAAAAACCGTAGCAGAAGGTGTACCCACAAGCAAAGCTGTCCACGAACTGGCGAAAGTTTTTAACATTGAACTTCCCATATCGAGTGAGGTATATAAGGTAATCTTTGAAGGCAAAAGTCCCTGGCAAGCTGTCGAAGAGCTCATGTCAAGAAGCCAGAAAGATGAAATCAACTGGCTGCAAAATCGGTAG
- the trmB gene encoding tRNA (guanosine(46)-N7)-methyltransferase TrmB, whose product MNINVNVLRYFVDPSSMDLPINPVTLFGKDKDVFLEVGFGNGEFLVEMAERNPEKAFIGLELSLISLVKVQKQLDKKQLENVRVILVDARFGTRELFCEDSFSGFYMNFPCPWPKKSHARKRLNDRNFLSSIATILRKDAFFQLYTDDENFATDFMRSAEATGCFKAIELTKNPNTGVNTRYEQKWKRENRDIFRVRGKKISTPGIERLCGGDEMPHRLVEGEISEEALKEAINKHFKKNNVVYIYKDIYQDMFNKRYLVETIAVDGDFEQKFYIEIKKKPGKRAWIVRLNGHGLPFRTRAVKEAVFNLAEILEKGD is encoded by the coding sequence ATGAATATAAACGTAAATGTACTGAGATATTTTGTTGATCCCTCATCAATGGATCTCCCTATTAATCCTGTAACCCTTTTTGGAAAAGATAAAGATGTTTTTCTGGAAGTCGGCTTTGGAAATGGTGAGTTCCTTGTCGAAATGGCAGAGCGGAACCCCGAAAAGGCTTTTATTGGTCTTGAACTGTCTTTAATCTCGCTGGTGAAAGTGCAAAAGCAGCTTGATAAAAAACAGCTCGAAAATGTCAGGGTTATCCTGGTCGACGCTCGCTTTGGAACAAGAGAACTGTTTTGCGAGGACAGCTTTTCGGGCTTTTACATGAACTTTCCGTGTCCATGGCCCAAGAAAAGCCATGCCCGCAAAAGGCTGAATGACAGGAATTTTCTAAGTTCAATTGCAACTATACTGAGAAAGGATGCCTTTTTTCAGCTGTATACAGATGATGAGAACTTCGCAACAGATTTCATGAGAAGCGCAGAAGCGACGGGCTGTTTCAAAGCAATTGAACTCACAAAAAATCCAAATACAGGAGTCAACACACGCTATGAGCAAAAATGGAAGAGGGAAAACCGTGACATATTCAGGGTTCGCGGAAAGAAAATCTCAACTCCAGGCATAGAAAGGCTTTGTGGAGGTGATGAAATGCCTCATCGTTTGGTCGAGGGAGAAATAAGCGAAGAAGCTTTGAAAGAGGCGATAAACAAGCACTTCAAGAAGAACAACGTAGTGTATATCTACAAAGATATATATCAGGATATGTTTAATAAAAGATACCTTGTGGAAACCATTGCTGTGGATGGCGATTTTGAACAGAAATTTTATATCGAAATAAAGAAAAAGCCTGGCAAAAGGGCCTGGATTGTCAGGCTGAACGGGCATGGTCTTCCATTCAGAACCAGGGCAGTAAAAGAAGCCGTTTTCAATCTGGCTGAGATACTCGAAAAGGGGGATTAA
- the hpt gene encoding hypoxanthine phosphoribosyltransferase: MDIEPSKLKVLFSKEEIEKTVKRLAKEISAYYAPLTDEITAVCILKGSVHFYSDLLKELDLKIRYNFVHVSSYSGMTTTGKVRVKTWVDESLTGKYVLLVEDIVDTGNTLRYIINYIWKQQPADVKLVSLLEKTIHEHGVDIDFVGQKIDDKFVIGYGLDYDEFYRNLPYIGYVPKEEG; the protein is encoded by the coding sequence ATGGATATAGAGCCTTCCAAATTGAAGGTTCTCTTCTCAAAGGAGGAAATAGAAAAAACAGTCAAAAGGCTTGCAAAGGAAATATCAGCGTATTATGCTCCCCTGACCGACGAGATAACGGCAGTGTGTATTTTAAAGGGCTCTGTTCACTTTTACAGCGATTTGCTTAAAGAGCTGGATCTGAAAATAAGGTATAATTTCGTACACGTTTCGAGCTACTCTGGAATGACAACAACCGGAAAAGTGCGTGTCAAGACCTGGGTGGACGAATCATTAACGGGTAAATATGTGCTGCTTGTCGAAGATATCGTTGACACCGGAAACACGCTCAGATATATCATTAACTACATCTGGAAGCAGCAACCCGCAGACGTAAAACTGGTTTCCTTGCTTGAAAAGACCATTCACGAGCATGGCGTCGATATTGATTTCGTGGGCCAAAAGATCGATGATAAATTCGTGATTGGTTACGGGCTGGATTACGATGAATTCTACCGTAACCTTCCCTATATTGGTTATGTGCCTAAGGAAGAAGGGTAA
- the recG gene encoding ATP-dependent DNA helicase RecG: MLFEEFLDICEEQLKGFLENRITSSALFDELNRFARYIDTEEFKCFPDLRNYLVQFLRYYSVFQKLPHQRQRKRAENGFKMIDKMRNVFLLTPNEEIEALKQNTINPESSVKFAKGVGENRAKLLHKFGIEKIKELLWWLPRDYEDRRKIIPLSSLRPDEKVTIMAELLNYSIKRVKDYVIVTAVVSDGFGQILLKWFNQEYITRYLKKGSKYLITGIPKKNSFGPYEINTPEIEEITGEPKREILPVYSLTSGLTQRIMRRIIRKNISVLATFREFIPQSILEKRSLLSRKHAMLAVHFPKSLYESNKARERLSYEELFLFEVALLYNKAKLKNKDLGISKKIVGDLSKRFIESQSFKPTNDQLKAFEEIRNDLKASSPMNRMLQGDVGSGKTFVAELAIIDNFEAGYQSAMMVPTSVLAIQQYEKLKRELAHVGVKVGLLVGSMKKSEQEQVKRQLALGEIDVILGTHALIQENVNFKNLGLVIVDEQHRFGVKQREALMTKGALVDTLVMTATPIPRTLALTAYGDLDVSTIREMPPGRTPVRTMIITENRLSELYAFVREEVALGHQCFFIYPLIEESEVMDLKAATEAAEFLSKEVFPDLGVELLHGKMSDQEKTEIMQRFKKKETMILVSTSVIEVGIDIPTATVMVIEHPERFGLAQLHQLRGRVGRSALKSYCILVLNRGVSSEAADRLRKFASTNDGFKVAEIDLRLRGPGEFMGTRQHGLPDFKVADIIRDSKLLFHAREDAFELINADPELKDHPLIKEEIRERFGEKISLIEVG; this comes from the coding sequence ATGCTTTTTGAAGAGTTCCTTGACATTTGCGAGGAACAACTTAAAGGCTTTCTTGAAAACAGAATTACTTCTTCAGCTCTTTTTGATGAGCTGAACAGGTTCGCTCGCTACATCGACACTGAAGAATTCAAGTGCTTCCCGGATTTGAGAAATTATCTCGTTCAATTCCTCCGCTATTACTCTGTATTCCAAAAATTGCCACATCAAAGGCAACGGAAACGAGCTGAAAATGGTTTTAAGATGATCGACAAAATGCGGAATGTTTTCCTGCTTACCCCGAATGAAGAAATCGAGGCTTTGAAGCAAAACACGATAAATCCAGAGTCCAGCGTGAAATTCGCAAAAGGTGTCGGGGAAAACCGTGCAAAGCTTCTGCATAAATTTGGAATTGAAAAGATAAAAGAGCTTCTCTGGTGGCTGCCGAGAGATTACGAAGATAGAAGAAAGATTATTCCCTTATCTTCATTACGTCCGGATGAAAAAGTTACAATAATGGCAGAGCTTTTGAATTATTCCATAAAGCGTGTTAAAGACTATGTTATCGTTACTGCTGTTGTTTCAGATGGCTTTGGACAGATACTGCTGAAATGGTTCAATCAGGAATATATCACAAGGTATTTGAAAAAGGGATCAAAATATCTGATCACGGGCATTCCAAAGAAAAACAGCTTCGGTCCATATGAAATCAATACACCTGAAATAGAGGAAATTACCGGAGAGCCGAAAAGAGAAATACTTCCCGTTTATAGCTTAACCAGCGGATTAACCCAGAGAATAATGAGGCGCATTATTCGCAAAAACATTTCCGTCCTGGCAACCTTCCGGGAGTTCATCCCTCAATCAATACTCGAGAAGCGAAGTCTGCTTTCCAGAAAACATGCAATGCTGGCAGTGCATTTTCCAAAGAGCCTTTATGAATCTAACAAAGCACGTGAACGTCTTTCTTACGAAGAGCTGTTTCTCTTTGAGGTTGCCCTTCTATACAACAAAGCGAAATTGAAGAATAAGGATCTTGGAATAAGCAAGAAAATTGTTGGCGACCTCTCAAAACGCTTCATCGAAAGCCAGTCCTTTAAGCCAACGAATGATCAGTTAAAAGCCTTTGAAGAAATAAGGAATGATCTAAAAGCTTCATCTCCCATGAACAGAATGCTGCAGGGTGATGTGGGATCAGGAAAAACTTTTGTTGCGGAACTCGCAATCATAGATAATTTTGAAGCAGGTTATCAAAGTGCGATGATGGTTCCAACATCGGTTCTCGCGATCCAGCAATATGAGAAATTGAAAAGAGAACTGGCACATGTTGGTGTAAAAGTTGGCCTCTTAGTGGGATCTATGAAAAAAAGCGAGCAAGAACAGGTTAAAAGGCAACTCGCACTTGGGGAAATCGATGTGATTTTAGGGACTCATGCGTTGATTCAAGAAAATGTCAATTTCAAGAATCTGGGCCTTGTGATCGTTGACGAGCAACATAGATTCGGCGTAAAACAAAGAGAGGCGCTCATGACCAAAGGAGCATTGGTTGATACGCTCGTGATGACCGCAACACCAATTCCACGAACCCTTGCTCTTACAGCTTATGGAGATTTAGATGTATCCACTATCCGCGAAATGCCCCCAGGAAGAACCCCCGTTAGAACAATGATAATTACCGAAAACAGGCTTTCAGAACTATATGCCTTTGTGCGTGAAGAAGTTGCCCTCGGTCATCAATGTTTTTTCATATATCCACTGATTGAGGAATCTGAAGTGATGGATTTGAAGGCTGCAACAGAAGCAGCGGAATTCCTCAGCAAAGAAGTATTTCCTGATTTGGGCGTTGAATTGCTTCATGGAAAGATGAGTGATCAGGAAAAGACAGAAATAATGCAGCGTTTCAAGAAAAAAGAAACCATGATACTCGTATCAACATCGGTAATAGAAGTCGGTATCGATATCCCGACAGCTACCGTTATGGTCATCGAACATCCTGAAAGATTTGGACTCGCTCAACTTCATCAATTGCGTGGCAGAGTTGGACGAAGTGCACTAAAATCCTATTGTATACTTGTTTTGAACCGCGGTGTATCCAGCGAAGCCGCTGATAGACTTAGAAAATTCGCATCAACCAACGACGGTTTCAAAGTGGCTGAAATTGACCTCAGGTTAAGAGGGCCTGGTGAATTTATGGGCACAAGGCAGCATGGGCTTCCTGATTTCAAGGTTGCAGATATAATTCGCGACAGCAAACTTCTATTTCATGCGCGTGAGGATGCCTTTGAGTTGATTAATGCCGACCCTGAATTGAAGGATCATCCCCTCATAAAAGAAGAAATCCGTGAGCGATTCGGCGAAAAGATCTCCCTGATAGAGGTGGGCTGA
- the rsmD gene encoding 16S rRNA (guanine(966)-N(2))-methyltransferase RsmD has protein sequence MLSITGGIYKGRKIETTPRVVTRYTPQMTRKALFDIIDVAGKVFLDLFAGSGIMGIEALSRGAQKAIFVDSSRLACGTIKKNLELLKITPGDTEVYCRDFRRAIPHFQAKGISYDIVFADPPFEKGYLEELLKSLIKYDSVIKGGVVVVEAPERSEKVIERHTLDSKLKIIDTRKYAGVYLYFMKVVV, from the coding sequence ATGCTTAGCATAACAGGAGGAATATACAAAGGAAGAAAAATAGAGACCACACCAAGGGTGGTCACGAGATACACTCCACAAATGACGCGAAAAGCCCTTTTCGATATTATAGATGTTGCGGGCAAGGTTTTTCTCGATCTGTTCGCGGGTAGCGGGATTATGGGAATTGAAGCTTTGAGCAGGGGGGCACAAAAAGCCATCTTTGTTGATAGTTCTAGATTAGCCTGTGGAACTATAAAGAAAAATCTTGAACTTCTGAAGATCACACCAGGTGACACTGAGGTATATTGCAGAGATTTCAGGAGAGCAATCCCTCACTTTCAGGCTAAAGGCATAAGCTACGATATAGTTTTCGCAGACCCTCCCTTTGAAAAGGGATATCTGGAAGAGCTGCTGAAAAGCCTTATCAAATATGATTCTGTAATAAAAGGTGGAGTGGTTGTCGTTGAAGCACCTGAGAGAAGCGAAAAGGTGATTGAAAGGCACACGTTGGATTCAAAGCTCAAAATAATCGATACCCGAAAATACGCCGGTGTGTACCTCTACTTCATGAAGGTGGTTGTGTGA
- a CDS encoding Mut7-C RNAse domain-containing protein codes for MKFLADRMLGKLSKKLRLLGFDTLYFNDADEKRLLEILLSEERILLTRDREFHSIAIKKGCRSFLLKSNYWKSQLRAVFQRFKLVSVMVKPFSRCSHCNAELERASPESVKNDVPDYVFFTQEEFLRCMGCGRIYWKGTHVPRIIDTLSDYMGGFSDDE; via the coding sequence GTGAAATTTCTGGCTGATAGGATGCTTGGAAAGCTTTCAAAAAAGCTTCGATTACTGGGCTTTGATACACTGTATTTCAACGACGCTGATGAGAAAAGGCTTCTTGAAATACTCCTCTCAGAAGAGAGAATTTTGCTGACTCGCGATAGGGAATTCCATTCAATTGCAATAAAAAAAGGCTGCAGAAGTTTTTTGTTGAAATCCAATTATTGGAAATCCCAGTTGAGAGCGGTATTTCAAAGGTTCAAACTGGTTTCCGTGATGGTGAAGCCTTTCAGCAGATGTTCCCACTGTAATGCCGAACTTGAAAGAGCATCCCCCGAAAGTGTTAAAAACGATGTTCCTGATTATGTCTTTTTCACACAGGAGGAATTCCTTCGCTGCATGGGGTGTGGGCGTATCTACTGGAAAGGCACCCATGTGCCAAGAATAATCGACACGCTCAGTGATTATATGGGGGGATTCTCAGATGATGAATAA
- a CDS encoding sensor histidine kinase produces MMNNILDLINELSKELDVEFKKICEEVKTHCSLFLFEKYRKRLREYKSSKGIPDRQIHLKDTANFQNSRLKISEFPVRQGVFLRKTRLALLPLIRGKTFLGALAFKAEFKVGTLPDTKRLSFLIELLIRLSEGYEAARQLEISKGLTDICERSQEEEELFEKGLSTAIELLRVNLLAIYRNRGSSFKLLKAVNKDGYFCVEHFDRQIAEKLLEKELFLSSHEPELATALFGESEAKSFIATPLYSSEGLEGIFIAADRKENPLEFRIHKHLDENDLELLHDLSHRLAVSLSRIRLKERLEGELERLKELQRENQEYIELQRLQLRRLNALHKISQAMRATFSRTRIIKTLLLGIVIEEGLNFSRALFLERDKDSLFLKPLYSLSDECAKNFRGFTTGYNDLHQFLMEVSSKELDCLKRLDDVKGISYSGNKLLERVVLRKKTIHVTPGVLDIRREELYQLKSLIGGKEFVIVPVSGQQGVEGVLVVEKDSSQDKSFSTTFEILELLADSAGLSLELAKNYNDLLQITKSLEDEKELSNYYKTFLENILQSLETAIVVLDRELNITEVNRSAEHLLKIPKDALVNHNIKSLQEIFFPFFPLIEEVAMSGETLFLTGRRLPFLGDVILDIRILPLFEQAKITGVILSINDVTERYRLEEELKIKEKLSTLGEVSAKIAHEIRNPISVISGFVNRLKKDPTEEKVKKYSDIILEEMKRLEKIVSEVLEYSRSSPESKFKTIFAYSLCKEVVDEYRTYALEKGIDLTLEGDKKASFFGNKNRIKQVIINLVQNAIEASKKSEAVRIVIRKEDNNILIEVINKGKVIPSAILKRVFEPFFTTKSYGTGLGLFICKSIVEEHKGHIEAESNFDKGTIFRVILPSGGE; encoded by the coding sequence ATGATGAATAATATCCTGGATTTAATAAATGAATTATCAAAGGAACTCGATGTTGAGTTTAAAAAAATATGTGAAGAAGTGAAGACTCATTGTTCGCTCTTTCTCTTTGAGAAATATCGAAAACGTTTAAGAGAATACAAATCTTCAAAGGGAATTCCTGATCGGCAGATACACCTGAAAGATACTGCGAATTTTCAGAATTCAAGGCTAAAAATATCCGAATTTCCTGTAAGGCAGGGTGTTTTTCTCAGAAAGACCAGATTGGCGCTACTTCCGCTTATCAGAGGCAAAACTTTTCTTGGCGCTCTGGCCTTTAAAGCCGAATTTAAGGTTGGAACTCTTCCTGATACGAAGAGGCTTTCTTTCCTGATAGAGCTGCTCATAAGGTTATCCGAAGGTTATGAAGCGGCCAGGCAGCTGGAAATCTCAAAAGGGCTGACGGATATCTGTGAGAGAAGCCAGGAAGAAGAAGAACTCTTTGAAAAGGGGCTGAGCACAGCTATTGAACTTTTAAGGGTAAATCTTCTTGCCATATATAGGAATCGAGGGTCTTCCTTTAAACTTCTAAAAGCAGTAAATAAAGATGGGTATTTTTGTGTTGAGCATTTCGACAGACAAATTGCCGAAAAACTTCTTGAAAAAGAGCTTTTTCTTTCTTCACATGAGCCCGAACTGGCAACAGCACTTTTCGGCGAAAGTGAAGCGAAATCTTTCATTGCCACACCTCTGTACTCCAGCGAAGGTCTTGAAGGAATCTTTATTGCCGCTGATAGAAAAGAAAACCCCCTTGAATTCAGGATACACAAACATCTTGATGAGAACGATTTAGAGCTTCTTCATGATCTTTCGCATCGTTTGGCAGTTTCGTTGAGTAGAATTCGTCTCAAAGAAAGGCTTGAAGGCGAACTTGAAAGATTGAAAGAACTTCAAAGAGAAAATCAGGAATACATTGAGCTTCAAAGGTTACAGCTAAGGAGGCTCAATGCCTTGCATAAAATCAGTCAAGCAATGCGCGCGACTTTTTCACGGACAAGGATCATCAAAACTTTGCTTTTAGGTATCGTTATCGAAGAAGGGTTGAATTTTAGCCGTGCCTTATTTCTTGAACGCGACAAAGATAGTCTTTTTTTAAAGCCTCTTTATTCTCTTTCGGACGAATGTGCAAAAAACTTTAGGGGATTTACTACGGGATATAATGACCTGCATCAGTTTTTAATGGAGGTATCTTCAAAAGAGCTGGATTGCTTGAAGAGGCTGGATGACGTGAAAGGGATTTCATATTCCGGGAACAAGCTTCTCGAAAGAGTTGTTTTGCGAAAAAAAACTATCCACGTTACGCCCGGGGTTTTGGATATAAGAAGAGAGGAACTCTATCAGCTGAAATCACTAATTGGCGGAAAGGAATTTGTCATTGTACCTGTATCCGGTCAACAGGGTGTGGAAGGAGTCCTTGTGGTCGAGAAAGATTCTTCTCAGGATAAGAGTTTCTCAACAACTTTTGAAATCCTGGAACTCCTTGCGGACAGTGCTGGTTTGAGCCTTGAACTCGCCAAAAATTACAATGACCTCTTGCAGATTACCAAATCTCTGGAAGATGAAAAGGAGCTTTCGAACTATTATAAAACCTTTCTGGAAAACATACTCCAGTCACTGGAAACAGCAATAGTTGTTTTGGATAGAGAATTGAATATTACCGAAGTGAACAGAAGCGCCGAACATCTTCTGAAAATTCCGAAAGATGCACTTGTTAATCACAATATAAAATCCTTGCAGGAAATCTTTTTCCCATTTTTTCCTCTAATTGAGGAAGTCGCCATGAGCGGCGAGACCCTTTTCCTTACGGGAAGGCGACTCCCCTTTCTGGGGGATGTAATACTGGATATTCGTATCCTTCCCCTTTTTGAACAGGCGAAGATCACCGGAGTAATCCTGTCCATAAACGACGTAACAGAAAGATATAGACTGGAAGAGGAACTCAAAATAAAGGAAAAGCTATCAACCCTGGGAGAGGTATCAGCTAAAATAGCGCATGAAATCCGCAATCCAATTAGCGTAATTTCGGGCTTTGTCAACAGACTTAAAAAAGACCCGACAGAGGAGAAAGTAAAAAAGTACTCCGACATCATTCTGGAAGAGATGAAAAGGCTTGAAAAAATAGTCTCTGAAGTCCTTGAATATTCCAGAAGCAGTCCAGAATCCAAATTCAAAACGATTTTTGCATATTCTCTCTGTAAGGAAGTGGTGGACGAATACAGGACATACGCCCTTGAAAAAGGGATTGATCTTACTCTTGAAGGGGATAAAAAAGCGAGTTTTTTCGGCAACAAAAACCGCATTAAACAGGTTATAATAAACTTAGTTCAAAATGCCATAGAAGCCTCTAAAAAATCTGAGGCTGTTCGTATTGTAATAAGAAAAGAAGATAATAATATTCTGATTGAAGTTATAAACAAAGGCAAGGTTATTCCATCGGCAATATTAAAAAGAGTTTTTGAACCATTTTTTACAACTAAGTCCTATGGTACAGGACTAGGTCTTTTTATATGCAAAAGTATTGTTGAGGAACACAAAGGACATATAGAAGCTGAAAGTAATTTCGACAAAGGAACCATATTCAGGGTAATACTCCCCTCTGGAGGTGAATGA
- a CDS encoding response regulator, whose translation MSKRILIVEDEENMRLLLEEEFSDEGFETISTASGKNAIEILKENVIDLATIDIEMPDMNGLELAGLLRKEYPELKIILLTAYSHYKQDLSSWAADAYIVKSSDLNELKETVKELLK comes from the coding sequence TTGTCCAAGCGCATTCTCATCGTTGAAGATGAAGAAAACATGAGACTTCTTCTCGAGGAAGAATTTTCAGATGAAGGCTTTGAAACCATAAGTACCGCTTCTGGGAAAAATGCCATCGAAATACTCAAGGAGAACGTGATAGACCTTGCAACTATCGACATTGAAATGCCCGATATGAACGGATTGGAACTGGCGGGTCTGTTAAGAAAAGAATACCCTGAACTGAAGATCATACTGCTCACAGCTTATTCGCATTATAAACAGGATCTATCGTCGTGGGCAGCTGACGCATATATTGTCAAGTCTTCTGATCTAAATGAACTAAAAGAAACTGTGAAGGAACTACTAAAGTGA